In Biomphalaria glabrata chromosome 11, xgBioGlab47.1, whole genome shotgun sequence, the following proteins share a genomic window:
- the LOC129928977 gene encoding putative uncharacterized protein ENSP00000383309: MPLKNSKYSMPLKNSKYTMPLNNSKYSMPLKNSQVHYASQELPSTLCLSRTPSICFSRTPSTLCLSRTPNYTMPLNNSKYSMLLKNSKYTMPLKNSKYTMPLKNSQVHYASQELPSTLCLSRTPKYTMPLKNSQVLYASQELQVHYASQELQVHYASQELPSTLCLSRTPSTLCLSRTKSTLCLSRTPKYTMPLKNSKTPKYTMPLKNSKYTMSLKNSQVHYASQELQVHYASQELPSTLSLKNSKFIQYASQEPKVHYHPSFNTL; encoded by the exons ATGCCTCTCAAGAACTCCAAGTACTCTATGCCTCTAAAGAACTCCAAGTACACTATGCCTCTCAATAACTCAAAGTACTCTATGCCTCTCAAGAACTCCCAAGTACACTATGCCTCTCAAGAACTCCCAAGTACTCTATGCCTCTCAAGAACTCCAAGTATATGCTTCTCAAGAACTCCAAGTACACTATGCCTCTCAAGAACTCCCAATTACACTATGCCTCTCAATAACTCCAAGTACTCTATGCTTCTCAAGAACTCCAAGTACACTATGCCTCTCAAGAACTCCAAGTACACTATGCCTCTCAAGAACTCCCAAGTACACTATGCCTCTCAAGAACTCCCAAGTACACTATGCCTCTCAAGAACTCCCAAGTACACTATGCCTCTCAAGAACTCCCAAGTACTCTATGCCTCTCAAGAACTCCAAGTACACTATGCCTCTCAAGAACTCCAAGTACACTATGCCTCTCAAGAACTCCCAAGTACACTATGCCTCTCAAGAACTCCAAGTACACTATGCCTCTCAAGAACTAAAAGTACACTATGCCTCTCAAGAACTCCCAAGTACACTATGCCTCTCAAGAACTCCAA AACTCCCAAGTATACTATGCCTCTCAAGAACTCCAAGTACACTATGTCTCTCAAGAACTCCCAAGTACACTATGCCTCTCAAGAACTCCAAGTACACTATGCCTCTCAAGAACTCCCAAGTACACTATCTCTCAAGAACTCCAAGTTCATTCAATATGCCTCACAAGAACCCAAAGTACACTATCACCCATCATTCAATACGCTGTAA